A region from the Hippoglossus hippoglossus isolate fHipHip1 chromosome 16, fHipHip1.pri, whole genome shotgun sequence genome encodes:
- the LOC117776594 gene encoding gastrula zinc finger protein XlCGF57.1 isoform X2, with the protein MKSTKKKCRLNKAKEEETPHYEVIVKSENEPGLDSEAEEEEEEEEEAGDIQEDYEEGEEVSTESSSEFFPCPHCTISFTDLDFLEKHVKWVHQKEYLDKLKKCLSSRTMNLIPKHSCTVCSSTFNSKVKLRVHVSEVHPSAPPRRLHPCPTCARSFQYLKNLKNHCQRWHSMSVVTRGGHLSCADCGKSFKATWGQGPHLCHEPVNTEPEDKPVCLDIGVQCPKCGKKVRTPQSLEDHMRTHTGDRPFVCKDCGRRFVEHSGWRQHMKIHTGEKAFKCQVCGKTFLRSHHLKSHLTTHSGKKEYSCSECGKEFGFKSSLVLHLRTHSTERPFHCNVCGKNFNTPRNLRVHTKLHTNEKAHQCGDCGLKTVDLGTLKIHLRTHTGERPYHCTVCGNRFIRLAHLRNHQRTHTGERPYKCTECDKSFTQSGDLVKHKRIHSGEKPFECPECQRRYTTSGDLGKHRRSHTNLRPYTCQECGKSFRLSGHLKTHMLTHTGEKPYSCPNCLRRFARSHHLSGHVAKCR; encoded by the exons ATGAAATCCACCAAGAAGAAGTGTCGGCTGAACAAAgcaaaggaagaggagacgcCACACTATGAGGTAATTGTGAAATCTGAGAACGAGCCGGGGCTGGACAGCGAGGCGGAG gaggaggaggaggaggaggaggaggcaggagacaTCCAGGAGGATtatgaggagggagaggaggtctCCACAG AGTCATCGTCTGAGTTCTTTCCCTGTCCTCACTGCACCATCTCCTTTACTGACTTGGACTTCCTGGAGAAGCACGTCAAGTGGGTCCATCAGAAAGAGTATCTcgacaaactgaaaaaatgcCTCTCGAGCCGCACAATGAACCTCATTCCCAAACACAGTTGCactgtctgcagcagcacctTTAACTCCAAGGTCAAACTTAGAGTGCATGTAAGTGAAGTCCATCCTTCTGCCCCTCCGCGCAGGCTCCATCCGTGCCCAACCTGTGCACGCAGCTTCCAGTACCTGAAGAACCTGAAGAATCACTGTCAGCGCTGGCACAGCATGTCTGTGGTGACCCGAGGGGGGCATCTGAGCTGCGCTGACTGTGGGAAGAGTTTCAAAGCTACCTGGGGTCAAGGGCCTCACTTGTGTCATGAACCAGTTAACACAGAACCTGAGGATAAGCCAGTCTGTCTGGACATTGGTGTGCAGTGTCCCAAATGTGGCAAGAAGGTGCGCACACCTCAAAGTCTGGAGGatcacatgcgcacacacacaggcgacCGGCCATTTGTCTGTAAAGATTGTGGCAGGAGGTTTGTGGAGCACAGCGGTTGGCGGCAACACATGAAAATACACACCGGGGAGAAGGCGTTCAAATGTCAGGTGTGTGGGAAAACCTTTTTAAGATCGCACCACCTCAAGTCCCACTTAACGACACACTCGGGCAAGAAGGAATATTCTTGCTCTGAATGTGGGAAGGAGTTTGGATTCAAGTCAAGTCTTGTTCTCCACCTCAGGACACATTCCACTGAGAGACCCTTCCACTGCAATGTGTGCGGGAAGAACTTTAACACCCCGAGAAATCTGAGGGTTCACACCAAACTCCACACCAATGAGAAAGCTCACCAGTGCGGGGACTGTGGGCTGAAGACCGTAGATCTCGGGACTTTGAAAATACACCTGCGGACACACACTGGAGAAAGGCCGTACCACTGCACAGTCTGCGGAAATAGGTTTATTCGCCTTGCACATTTGCGAAATCACCAACGCACCCACACTGGTGAAAGACCCTACAAATGCACGGAATGCGACAAGAGTTTCACTCAGTCCGGCGACCTGGTGAAGCATAAACGCATACACTCTGGGGAAAAGCCCTTTGAATGTCCAGAATGCCAACGCCGATACACTACCTCTGGCGATCTGGGCAAGCACAGGAGGAGTCACACTAACCTGCGTCCCTACACATGTCAAGAATGCGGAAAAAGCTTTCGTCTGTCAGGCCATTTGAAAACTCACATGTTAACGCACACGGGGGAGAAACCGTATTCCTGCCCCAACTGTCTCCGCAGGTTTGCTCGCTCTCACCATCTTTCTGGACATGTGGCTAAATGTCGCTGA
- the LOC117776594 gene encoding zinc finger protein 2 homolog isoform X1, translated as MKSTKKKCRLNKAKEEETPHYEVIVKSENEPGLDSEAEAGDVYTNGDGLSIRIKEEPHAQEICEETGGDTSSCSGVRPDSVTSWSDVQHPQGHVKDECHSPDHQPECELTGAAVKEEAESWIKEERDSEEEEEEEEEEAGDIQEDYEEGEEVSTESSSEFFPCPHCTISFTDLDFLEKHVKWVHQKEYLDKLKKCLSSRTMNLIPKHSCTVCSSTFNSKVKLRVHVSEVHPSAPPRRLHPCPTCARSFQYLKNLKNHCQRWHSMSVVTRGGHLSCADCGKSFKATWGQGPHLCHEPVNTEPEDKPVCLDIGVQCPKCGKKVRTPQSLEDHMRTHTGDRPFVCKDCGRRFVEHSGWRQHMKIHTGEKAFKCQVCGKTFLRSHHLKSHLTTHSGKKEYSCSECGKEFGFKSSLVLHLRTHSTERPFHCNVCGKNFNTPRNLRVHTKLHTNEKAHQCGDCGLKTVDLGTLKIHLRTHTGERPYHCTVCGNRFIRLAHLRNHQRTHTGERPYKCTECDKSFTQSGDLVKHKRIHSGEKPFECPECQRRYTTSGDLGKHRRSHTNLRPYTCQECGKSFRLSGHLKTHMLTHTGEKPYSCPNCLRRFARSHHLSGHVAKCR; from the exons ATGAAATCCACCAAGAAGAAGTGTCGGCTGAACAAAgcaaaggaagaggagacgcCACACTATGAGGTAATTGTGAAATCTGAGAACGAGCCGGGGCTGGACAGCGAGGCGGAGGCAGGTGATGTTTACACCAACGGAGATGGTCTCAGCATCCGAATCAAGGAGGAGCCCCACGCGCAGGAGATCTGcgaggagacaggaggagacaccTCGAGCTGTTCAGGCGTCCGACCGGACTCCGTGACGTCCTGGTCAGATGTTCAACATCCGCAGGGACACGTGAAGGACGAGTGCCACTCTCCTGACCATCAGCCCGAGTGTGAACTCACCGGAGCTGCCGtcaaggaggaggcagagtcgtggattaaagaggagagagacagtgaggaggaggaggaggaggaggaggaggaggcaggagacaTCCAGGAGGATtatgaggagggagaggaggtctCCACAG AGTCATCGTCTGAGTTCTTTCCCTGTCCTCACTGCACCATCTCCTTTACTGACTTGGACTTCCTGGAGAAGCACGTCAAGTGGGTCCATCAGAAAGAGTATCTcgacaaactgaaaaaatgcCTCTCGAGCCGCACAATGAACCTCATTCCCAAACACAGTTGCactgtctgcagcagcacctTTAACTCCAAGGTCAAACTTAGAGTGCATGTAAGTGAAGTCCATCCTTCTGCCCCTCCGCGCAGGCTCCATCCGTGCCCAACCTGTGCACGCAGCTTCCAGTACCTGAAGAACCTGAAGAATCACTGTCAGCGCTGGCACAGCATGTCTGTGGTGACCCGAGGGGGGCATCTGAGCTGCGCTGACTGTGGGAAGAGTTTCAAAGCTACCTGGGGTCAAGGGCCTCACTTGTGTCATGAACCAGTTAACACAGAACCTGAGGATAAGCCAGTCTGTCTGGACATTGGTGTGCAGTGTCCCAAATGTGGCAAGAAGGTGCGCACACCTCAAAGTCTGGAGGatcacatgcgcacacacacaggcgacCGGCCATTTGTCTGTAAAGATTGTGGCAGGAGGTTTGTGGAGCACAGCGGTTGGCGGCAACACATGAAAATACACACCGGGGAGAAGGCGTTCAAATGTCAGGTGTGTGGGAAAACCTTTTTAAGATCGCACCACCTCAAGTCCCACTTAACGACACACTCGGGCAAGAAGGAATATTCTTGCTCTGAATGTGGGAAGGAGTTTGGATTCAAGTCAAGTCTTGTTCTCCACCTCAGGACACATTCCACTGAGAGACCCTTCCACTGCAATGTGTGCGGGAAGAACTTTAACACCCCGAGAAATCTGAGGGTTCACACCAAACTCCACACCAATGAGAAAGCTCACCAGTGCGGGGACTGTGGGCTGAAGACCGTAGATCTCGGGACTTTGAAAATACACCTGCGGACACACACTGGAGAAAGGCCGTACCACTGCACAGTCTGCGGAAATAGGTTTATTCGCCTTGCACATTTGCGAAATCACCAACGCACCCACACTGGTGAAAGACCCTACAAATGCACGGAATGCGACAAGAGTTTCACTCAGTCCGGCGACCTGGTGAAGCATAAACGCATACACTCTGGGGAAAAGCCCTTTGAATGTCCAGAATGCCAACGCCGATACACTACCTCTGGCGATCTGGGCAAGCACAGGAGGAGTCACACTAACCTGCGTCCCTACACATGTCAAGAATGCGGAAAAAGCTTTCGTCTGTCAGGCCATTTGAAAACTCACATGTTAACGCACACGGGGGAGAAACCGTATTCCTGCCCCAACTGTCTCCGCAGGTTTGCTCGCTCTCACCATCTTTCTGGACATGTGGCTAAATGTCGCTGA
- the LOC117776594 gene encoding gastrula zinc finger protein XlCGF57.1 isoform X3 — MKSTKKKCRLNKAKEEETPHYEVIVKSENEPGLDSEEEEEEEEEEAGDIQEDYEEGEEVSTESSSEFFPCPHCTISFTDLDFLEKHVKWVHQKEYLDKLKKCLSSRTMNLIPKHSCTVCSSTFNSKVKLRVHVSEVHPSAPPRRLHPCPTCARSFQYLKNLKNHCQRWHSMSVVTRGGHLSCADCGKSFKATWGQGPHLCHEPVNTEPEDKPVCLDIGVQCPKCGKKVRTPQSLEDHMRTHTGDRPFVCKDCGRRFVEHSGWRQHMKIHTGEKAFKCQVCGKTFLRSHHLKSHLTTHSGKKEYSCSECGKEFGFKSSLVLHLRTHSTERPFHCNVCGKNFNTPRNLRVHTKLHTNEKAHQCGDCGLKTVDLGTLKIHLRTHTGERPYHCTVCGNRFIRLAHLRNHQRTHTGERPYKCTECDKSFTQSGDLVKHKRIHSGEKPFECPECQRRYTTSGDLGKHRRSHTNLRPYTCQECGKSFRLSGHLKTHMLTHTGEKPYSCPNCLRRFARSHHLSGHVAKCR, encoded by the exons ATGAAATCCACCAAGAAGAAGTGTCGGCTGAACAAAgcaaaggaagaggagacgcCACACTATGAGGTAATTGTGAAATCTGAGAACGAGCCGGGGCTGGACAGCGAG gaggaggaggaggaggaggaggaggaggcaggagacaTCCAGGAGGATtatgaggagggagaggaggtctCCACAG AGTCATCGTCTGAGTTCTTTCCCTGTCCTCACTGCACCATCTCCTTTACTGACTTGGACTTCCTGGAGAAGCACGTCAAGTGGGTCCATCAGAAAGAGTATCTcgacaaactgaaaaaatgcCTCTCGAGCCGCACAATGAACCTCATTCCCAAACACAGTTGCactgtctgcagcagcacctTTAACTCCAAGGTCAAACTTAGAGTGCATGTAAGTGAAGTCCATCCTTCTGCCCCTCCGCGCAGGCTCCATCCGTGCCCAACCTGTGCACGCAGCTTCCAGTACCTGAAGAACCTGAAGAATCACTGTCAGCGCTGGCACAGCATGTCTGTGGTGACCCGAGGGGGGCATCTGAGCTGCGCTGACTGTGGGAAGAGTTTCAAAGCTACCTGGGGTCAAGGGCCTCACTTGTGTCATGAACCAGTTAACACAGAACCTGAGGATAAGCCAGTCTGTCTGGACATTGGTGTGCAGTGTCCCAAATGTGGCAAGAAGGTGCGCACACCTCAAAGTCTGGAGGatcacatgcgcacacacacaggcgacCGGCCATTTGTCTGTAAAGATTGTGGCAGGAGGTTTGTGGAGCACAGCGGTTGGCGGCAACACATGAAAATACACACCGGGGAGAAGGCGTTCAAATGTCAGGTGTGTGGGAAAACCTTTTTAAGATCGCACCACCTCAAGTCCCACTTAACGACACACTCGGGCAAGAAGGAATATTCTTGCTCTGAATGTGGGAAGGAGTTTGGATTCAAGTCAAGTCTTGTTCTCCACCTCAGGACACATTCCACTGAGAGACCCTTCCACTGCAATGTGTGCGGGAAGAACTTTAACACCCCGAGAAATCTGAGGGTTCACACCAAACTCCACACCAATGAGAAAGCTCACCAGTGCGGGGACTGTGGGCTGAAGACCGTAGATCTCGGGACTTTGAAAATACACCTGCGGACACACACTGGAGAAAGGCCGTACCACTGCACAGTCTGCGGAAATAGGTTTATTCGCCTTGCACATTTGCGAAATCACCAACGCACCCACACTGGTGAAAGACCCTACAAATGCACGGAATGCGACAAGAGTTTCACTCAGTCCGGCGACCTGGTGAAGCATAAACGCATACACTCTGGGGAAAAGCCCTTTGAATGTCCAGAATGCCAACGCCGATACACTACCTCTGGCGATCTGGGCAAGCACAGGAGGAGTCACACTAACCTGCGTCCCTACACATGTCAAGAATGCGGAAAAAGCTTTCGTCTGTCAGGCCATTTGAAAACTCACATGTTAACGCACACGGGGGAGAAACCGTATTCCTGCCCCAACTGTCTCCGCAGGTTTGCTCGCTCTCACCATCTTTCTGGACATGTGGCTAAATGTCGCTGA
- the LOC117776594 gene encoding zinc finger protein 501 isoform X4, translating into MKSTKKKCRLNKAKEEETPHYEVIVKSENEPGLDSEEEEEEEEAGDIQEDYEEGEEVSTESSSEFFPCPHCTISFTDLDFLEKHVKWVHQKEYLDKLKKCLSSRTMNLIPKHSCTVCSSTFNSKVKLRVHVSEVHPSAPPRRLHPCPTCARSFQYLKNLKNHCQRWHSMSVVTRGGHLSCADCGKSFKATWGQGPHLCHEPVNTEPEDKPVCLDIGVQCPKCGKKVRTPQSLEDHMRTHTGDRPFVCKDCGRRFVEHSGWRQHMKIHTGEKAFKCQVCGKTFLRSHHLKSHLTTHSGKKEYSCSECGKEFGFKSSLVLHLRTHSTERPFHCNVCGKNFNTPRNLRVHTKLHTNEKAHQCGDCGLKTVDLGTLKIHLRTHTGERPYHCTVCGNRFIRLAHLRNHQRTHTGERPYKCTECDKSFTQSGDLVKHKRIHSGEKPFECPECQRRYTTSGDLGKHRRSHTNLRPYTCQECGKSFRLSGHLKTHMLTHTGEKPYSCPNCLRRFARSHHLSGHVAKCR; encoded by the exons ATGAAATCCACCAAGAAGAAGTGTCGGCTGAACAAAgcaaaggaagaggagacgcCACACTATGAGGTAATTGTGAAATCTGAGAACGAGCCGGGGCTGGACAGCGAG gaggaggaggaggaggaggaggcaggagacaTCCAGGAGGATtatgaggagggagaggaggtctCCACAG AGTCATCGTCTGAGTTCTTTCCCTGTCCTCACTGCACCATCTCCTTTACTGACTTGGACTTCCTGGAGAAGCACGTCAAGTGGGTCCATCAGAAAGAGTATCTcgacaaactgaaaaaatgcCTCTCGAGCCGCACAATGAACCTCATTCCCAAACACAGTTGCactgtctgcagcagcacctTTAACTCCAAGGTCAAACTTAGAGTGCATGTAAGTGAAGTCCATCCTTCTGCCCCTCCGCGCAGGCTCCATCCGTGCCCAACCTGTGCACGCAGCTTCCAGTACCTGAAGAACCTGAAGAATCACTGTCAGCGCTGGCACAGCATGTCTGTGGTGACCCGAGGGGGGCATCTGAGCTGCGCTGACTGTGGGAAGAGTTTCAAAGCTACCTGGGGTCAAGGGCCTCACTTGTGTCATGAACCAGTTAACACAGAACCTGAGGATAAGCCAGTCTGTCTGGACATTGGTGTGCAGTGTCCCAAATGTGGCAAGAAGGTGCGCACACCTCAAAGTCTGGAGGatcacatgcgcacacacacaggcgacCGGCCATTTGTCTGTAAAGATTGTGGCAGGAGGTTTGTGGAGCACAGCGGTTGGCGGCAACACATGAAAATACACACCGGGGAGAAGGCGTTCAAATGTCAGGTGTGTGGGAAAACCTTTTTAAGATCGCACCACCTCAAGTCCCACTTAACGACACACTCGGGCAAGAAGGAATATTCTTGCTCTGAATGTGGGAAGGAGTTTGGATTCAAGTCAAGTCTTGTTCTCCACCTCAGGACACATTCCACTGAGAGACCCTTCCACTGCAATGTGTGCGGGAAGAACTTTAACACCCCGAGAAATCTGAGGGTTCACACCAAACTCCACACCAATGAGAAAGCTCACCAGTGCGGGGACTGTGGGCTGAAGACCGTAGATCTCGGGACTTTGAAAATACACCTGCGGACACACACTGGAGAAAGGCCGTACCACTGCACAGTCTGCGGAAATAGGTTTATTCGCCTTGCACATTTGCGAAATCACCAACGCACCCACACTGGTGAAAGACCCTACAAATGCACGGAATGCGACAAGAGTTTCACTCAGTCCGGCGACCTGGTGAAGCATAAACGCATACACTCTGGGGAAAAGCCCTTTGAATGTCCAGAATGCCAACGCCGATACACTACCTCTGGCGATCTGGGCAAGCACAGGAGGAGTCACACTAACCTGCGTCCCTACACATGTCAAGAATGCGGAAAAAGCTTTCGTCTGTCAGGCCATTTGAAAACTCACATGTTAACGCACACGGGGGAGAAACCGTATTCCTGCCCCAACTGTCTCCGCAGGTTTGCTCGCTCTCACCATCTTTCTGGACATGTGGCTAAATGTCGCTGA